The Pecten maximus chromosome 14, xPecMax1.1, whole genome shotgun sequence genome includes a region encoding these proteins:
- the LOC117341585 gene encoding uncharacterized protein LOC117341585, with translation MKIPDVFKRLLTDKVIGLQSPETRAAMKKDTSPFTSMVRTSDNKNRKRLFTPANLIDDLNKCDDEPIPKKVGTGDHAIINVPEKNLGFVEKEIEDLTATQKALSLELTQKREDLNLKRMPPVPPKPISIPGCIPLKVVCDNCHHPGHRANGNRGNKACPYLKCGGFHYCGLLNKHKEFKAELTEVF, from the exons ATGAAAATCCCGGATGTGTTCAAACGACTACTTACCGATAAAGTTATCGGTCTGCAATCACCTGAAACAAGAGCGGCCATGAAAAAAGATACCAGTCCTTTCACTTCGATGGTCAGGACAAGTGACAATAAGAACAGAAAACGTTTATTCACCCCTGCTAACTTGATTGATGACCTCAACAAATGCGATGATGAGCCGATCCCCAAAAAAGTCGGAACTGGAGACCACGCGATCATAAATGTCCCGGAGAAAAACTTGGGATTTGTGGAAAAAGAGATCGAAGACCTGACGGCTACACAGAAGGCCCTATCACTAGAACTAACCCAGAAAAGAGAAGACTTAAACTTAAAAAGGATGCCACCTGTCCCTCCTAAGCCGATATCCATACCAG GATGCATACCCTTAAAAGTTGTCTGCGATAATTGCCACCATCCTGGACACCGGGCAAATGGGAATCGAGGCAACAAAGCCTGTCCATATCTCAAATGTGGAGGCTTCCACTACTGTGGCTTGCTAAACAAGCACAAGGAATTCAAAGCAGAATTGACTGAggtattttga